The following are from one region of the Mesorhizobium sp. B2-8-5 genome:
- the serA gene encoding phosphoglycerate dehydrogenase, with translation MAPRVLVSDKLSTTAVQIFKDRGIEVDYLPDLGKDKEKLLEVIGQYDGLAIRSATKVTEKLINAAGRLKVVGRAGIGVDNVDIPAASRKGIIVMNTPFGNSITTAEHAVAMIFALARQIPEANASTHSGKWEKNRFMGVEITSKTLGVIGCGNIGSIVATRGVGLKMHVIAFDPFLSDSRAEELGVQKVELDELFARADFITLHTPLTDKTRNIIDAAAIAKMKDGVRIINCARGGLVVEADLVAALKSGKVAGAGIDVFEVEPAEQNALFGMDNVVATPHLGASTTEAQENVALQVAEQMSDYLIKGAVSNAINMPSISAEEAPRLKPFVKLAEVLGAFVGQVTEDPIKEVEILFDGSTATMNTRALVSAALAGLIRPQVSDVNMVSAPIMVKERGIIVAEVKRDKSGVFDGYIKLTVKTEHRTRSIAGTCFSDGKPRFIQIKGINLDAEVGQHMLYTTNADAPGIIGLLGTVCGENGVNIANFQLGRNRPGGDAIALLYLDAPFPEKVLEQVRAHKSIDSAKRLRFDVGAE, from the coding sequence ATGGCGCCCCGCGTTCTCGTTTCGGATAAACTTTCCACCACCGCCGTGCAGATCTTCAAGGATCGCGGCATCGAGGTCGACTACTTGCCCGACCTCGGCAAGGACAAGGAAAAGCTGCTTGAGGTGATCGGCCAGTATGACGGCCTCGCCATCCGCTCGGCGACCAAGGTCACCGAGAAACTGATCAATGCCGCCGGCAGGCTCAAGGTCGTCGGCCGCGCCGGTATCGGCGTCGACAATGTCGACATCCCGGCCGCCAGCCGCAAGGGCATCATCGTGATGAATACGCCCTTCGGCAATTCGATCACCACGGCCGAGCATGCGGTGGCGATGATCTTCGCGCTGGCGCGACAGATACCGGAAGCCAATGCCTCGACCCATTCCGGCAAGTGGGAAAAGAACCGCTTCATGGGTGTCGAGATCACCAGCAAGACGCTGGGCGTGATCGGCTGCGGTAATATCGGCTCGATCGTCGCCACGCGCGGCGTCGGCCTGAAGATGCATGTGATCGCCTTCGACCCGTTCCTGTCGGACAGCCGCGCCGAGGAGCTCGGCGTCCAGAAGGTCGAGCTCGACGAGCTCTTCGCCCGCGCCGACTTCATCACCTTGCACACGCCGCTGACCGACAAGACGCGCAACATCATCGATGCGGCCGCGATCGCCAAGATGAAGGACGGCGTGCGCATCATCAACTGCGCCCGCGGCGGATTGGTCGTCGAGGCGGACCTGGTCGCGGCGCTGAAGAGCGGCAAGGTGGCGGGCGCCGGCATCGACGTGTTCGAGGTCGAGCCGGCCGAGCAGAACGCGCTGTTCGGCATGGACAATGTCGTGGCGACCCCGCATCTCGGCGCCTCGACCACCGAGGCGCAGGAAAATGTCGCGCTGCAGGTCGCCGAGCAGATGAGCGACTACCTGATCAAGGGCGCGGTCTCCAACGCCATCAACATGCCTTCGATCAGCGCCGAGGAGGCGCCGCGGCTGAAGCCTTTCGTCAAGCTCGCCGAAGTGCTCGGCGCCTTTGTCGGCCAGGTCACCGAGGATCCGATCAAGGAGGTCGAGATCCTGTTCGACGGCTCGACCGCGACGATGAACACGCGCGCGCTGGTGAGCGCCGCCCTTGCCGGCCTCATCCGGCCGCAGGTCTCCGACGTCAACATGGTGTCGGCGCCGATCATGGTGAAGGAGCGCGGCATCATCGTCGCCGAGGTCAAGCGCGACAAGTCGGGTGTGTTCGACGGCTATATCAAGCTCACCGTCAAGACCGAGCACAGGACGCGCTCGATCGCCGGCACCTGCTTCTCCGACGGCAAGCCGCGCTTCATCCAGATCAAGGGCATCAATCTCGACGCCGAGGTCGGCCAGCACATGCTCTACACCACCAATGCCGACGCGCCCGGCATCATCGGCCTGCTCGGCACGGTGTGCGGCGAGAACGGCGTCAACATCGCCAACTTCCAGCTCGGCCGCAACCGGCCGGGCGGCGATGCGATCGCGCTGCTTTATCTCGACGCGCCCTTCCCGGAAAAAGTGCTGGAGCAGGTGCGCGCGCACAAGTCGATCGACTCGGCGAAGCGGCTTCGCTTCGACGTCGGTGCCGAGTAG
- a CDS encoding DMT family transporter, producing the protein MHRAAYLFLLSTMLLWGGNSVAGKLAVGHVSPMTLVFLRWVMAVLILLPVGWRTLREDWPEVRRHWRLLAGLGACGFTIFNVIFYTALNYTTAINVSIEQAAIPIVIILANFVLFRLRVQPLQVVGVVLTIVGVALTASHGDLGQLLKLDLNFGDAIMLVAVLCYSLYSVGLRLKPAIRWQSFMLALSIAALLISVPFFVWEVASGRVIVPDARGWALTLYTALGASVVSQVLYIKGNELIGANRAGLFINLVPIFGTLLSVLIVGEQFQAYQAFALALVLGGIALAEYSGSRAALQTG; encoded by the coding sequence ATGCACCGAGCCGCCTATCTGTTCCTTCTGTCGACCATGCTCCTGTGGGGCGGCAATTCGGTGGCGGGCAAGCTTGCCGTCGGCCATGTCTCGCCGATGACGCTGGTGTTCCTCCGCTGGGTGATGGCGGTGCTGATCCTGCTGCCCGTCGGTTGGCGGACGCTGCGTGAGGATTGGCCCGAAGTGCGCAGGCACTGGAGGTTGCTTGCCGGCCTCGGCGCCTGCGGCTTCACCATCTTCAACGTCATCTTCTACACGGCGCTTAACTACACGACCGCCATCAACGTCTCGATCGAGCAGGCAGCCATCCCGATCGTCATCATCCTTGCCAATTTCGTGCTGTTCAGGCTGCGCGTGCAGCCTCTGCAGGTCGTCGGCGTCGTCCTCACCATCGTTGGCGTCGCGCTGACCGCCAGCCATGGCGACCTCGGCCAGCTCTTGAAGCTCGATCTCAACTTCGGCGACGCCATCATGCTTGTCGCGGTGCTTTGCTACAGCCTCTATTCGGTGGGGCTGCGCCTCAAGCCGGCAATCCGCTGGCAGAGTTTCATGCTGGCGCTGTCGATCGCCGCGCTGCTGATCTCCGTGCCCTTCTTCGTCTGGGAGGTCGCATCTGGCCGCGTCATCGTGCCGGATGCGCGTGGATGGGCGCTCACGCTCTACACGGCGCTCGGCGCCTCGGTCGTCTCGCAGGTCCTTTACATCAAGGGCAACGAATTGATCGGCGCCAACCGCGCCGGGCTGTTCATCAACCTGGTGCCGATCTTCGGCACGCTGCTTTCGGTGCTGATCGTCGGCGAGCAGTTTCAGGCCTATCAGGCTTTCGCGCTGGCGCTTGTCCTCGGCGGCATTGCACTTGCCGAGTACAGCGGCAGCCGAGCAGCGCTGCAGACGGGATGA
- a CDS encoding adenylosuccinate synthase, whose product MANVVVVGSQWGDEGKGKIVDWLSERADVVVRFQGGHNAGHTLVVDGKVYKLSLLPSGVVREGKLSIIGNGVVFDPHAFVAEAKKLKEQGVEVTPERLKIAENTALILSLHRELDGFREDAASNSGTKIGTTRRGIGPAYEDKVGRRAVRVMDLADLETLPLKVDRLLTHHNALRRGLGHAEATHEAIMQELTSVAAEILPYMDRVWKVLDDKRRAGERILFEGAQGTLLDIDHGTYPFVTSSNTVAGQAAAGSGVGPGVIGYVLGITKAYTTRVGEGPFPTEQKNEIGEFLGTRGHEFGVVTGRKRRCGWFDAVLVRQAVAVNGIKGIALTKLDVLDGLDEIKVCTGYRLDGETIDYLPASQGAQARVEPIYETLEGWKGTTAGARSWNDLPAQAVKYVRHIEELIGAPVALLSTSPERDDTILVTDPFQD is encoded by the coding sequence ATGGCCAATGTGGTGGTCGTCGGCTCGCAATGGGGCGACGAAGGCAAGGGCAAGATCGTCGACTGGCTGTCGGAACGGGCCGATGTGGTCGTGCGCTTCCAGGGCGGCCACAATGCCGGCCATACGCTGGTCGTCGACGGCAAGGTCTACAAGCTGTCGCTGCTGCCCTCGGGCGTGGTGCGGGAAGGCAAGCTTTCGATCATCGGCAATGGCGTGGTGTTCGATCCGCATGCCTTCGTCGCCGAAGCCAAGAAGCTCAAGGAGCAGGGCGTGGAGGTCACGCCGGAGCGCCTGAAAATAGCCGAAAACACCGCGCTTATCCTGTCGCTGCACCGGGAGCTGGACGGATTCCGCGAAGACGCCGCCTCAAATTCCGGAACCAAGATAGGCACGACCCGCCGCGGCATCGGCCCCGCCTATGAGGACAAGGTGGGACGACGCGCGGTGCGGGTGATGGATTTGGCGGATTTGGAAACACTTCCCTTGAAGGTCGACAGGCTGCTGACGCACCACAACGCGCTGCGTCGCGGGCTCGGCCATGCGGAAGCGACGCATGAGGCGATCATGCAGGAGCTGACCTCGGTGGCCGCCGAGATCCTGCCCTACATGGACCGTGTCTGGAAGGTGCTCGACGACAAGCGTCGCGCCGGCGAGCGCATCCTGTTCGAGGGCGCGCAGGGCACGCTGCTCGACATCGACCACGGTACCTATCCCTTCGTCACCTCGTCCAACACCGTGGCCGGGCAGGCGGCTGCCGGCTCGGGCGTGGGCCCCGGCGTCATCGGTTATGTGCTCGGCATCACCAAGGCCTACACGACGCGCGTCGGCGAGGGACCGTTCCCGACCGAGCAGAAGAACGAGATCGGCGAGTTCCTCGGCACGCGCGGCCATGAGTTCGGCGTGGTCACCGGCCGCAAGCGCCGCTGCGGCTGGTTCGACGCCGTGCTGGTGCGCCAGGCCGTCGCCGTCAACGGCATCAAGGGTATCGCTCTCACCAAGCTCGACGTGCTCGACGGGCTGGACGAGATCAAGGTCTGCACGGGCTACAGGCTCGATGGCGAGACGATCGATTACCTGCCGGCCAGCCAGGGCGCGCAAGCGCGGGTCGAGCCCATCTACGAGACGCTCGAAGGCTGGAAGGGAACCACGGCCGGCGCCAGAAGCTGGAACGATTTGCCGGCGCAAGCCGTCAAATATGTCCGCCATATCGAGGAGCTGATCGGCGCCCCGGTGGCGCTGCTCTCCACCAGCCCCGAGCGGGACGACACAATACTTGTGACCGATCCGTTTCAAGACTAG
- a CDS encoding CcdB family protein → MARYDFYRNAGSDGYLLDVQSDILEHLDTNVVVPLLPPNIAPLPARRLNPIFRIDGKDHVMVTQFISAVMASELRAAEGNLARHHDEIVAALDMLFQGF, encoded by the coding sequence ATGGCCCGTTATGATTTCTATCGGAACGCAGGAAGCGACGGTTATCTCCTTGATGTCCAGTCCGACATACTGGAACACCTCGACACCAACGTCGTCGTTCCGCTTCTGCCGCCCAACATCGCACCGTTGCCGGCGCGCAGGCTAAATCCGATCTTCAGAATCGATGGCAAAGACCACGTGATGGTCACTCAATTCATTTCGGCTGTAATGGCTTCGGAATTGCGGGCGGCAGAAGGAAACCTCGCAAGACATCACGATGAGATCGTCGCCGCTCTCGACATGCTGTTTCAGGGCTTCTGA
- a CDS encoding type II toxin-antitoxin system CcdA family antitoxin, giving the protein MLHSTAKPQRKSVNTSIDSRLIEEAKALGINMSRAAEQGIAKAISAEKTRRWQEENKEALESSNEYVKRNGLPLAKHRLF; this is encoded by the coding sequence ATGCTCCATTCAACTGCAAAACCGCAACGCAAATCGGTCAATACCTCGATTGATTCCAGATTGATCGAGGAGGCCAAGGCATTGGGCATCAACATGTCCCGCGCTGCCGAGCAAGGGATCGCTAAGGCAATTTCTGCCGAGAAAACGCGTCGCTGGCAGGAAGAGAACAAGGAAGCGCTCGAAAGCTCCAACGAATATGTCAAACGCAACGGTCTGCCTTTAGCCAAGCACCGGCTGTTTTGA
- a CDS encoding ABC-F family ATP-binding cassette domain-containing protein, whose protein sequence is MAPPLLNLDGIKLTFGGTPLLDGAALSASAGEKIALVGRNGSGKSTLLKIAAGMIEPQDGEVFRQPSATVRYLPQMPDMDGFADVRAYVEAGLGPADDPHRATYLMEHLGLTGEERPNDLSGGEARRAALARVMAPEPDILLLDEPTNHLDLSVIEWLEEELARTSSAVILISHDRRFLERVTRATVWLDRGQTRRLDKGFAHFEEWRDQVLEEEEREQHKLGRQIVREEHWLRYGVTARRKRNMRRLGELQTMRQRFRSHRGAEGTATMVASDAAESGKLVIEAKGIDKSFGELTVVKGFSTRIQRGDRVGLVGANGAGKTTLLKMLTGELAPDAGTVRLGVNLEIATLDQKREAVDPAETLAHYLTDGRGENLVVNGEQRHVVSYMKDFLFKPEQARTPVRELSGGERARLLLARVLARPANLLVLDEPTNDLDMETLELLQELVAGFAGTVILVSHDRDFLDRTVTSVIAPDGNGRWIEYAGGYSDMLAQRGGSKLEDRKARSKAEASEAGSKAEQAAPKGPAKKLSFKQKFALDSLPKKIEAVTASISRLENNIADPSFYERDPASFQKTIAALDKERTTLAALEEEWLELEMLREEMEG, encoded by the coding sequence ATGGCGCCGCCACTCCTCAATCTCGACGGCATTAAACTGACCTTCGGCGGCACCCCGCTGCTCGACGGCGCGGCGCTCAGCGCATCCGCTGGCGAGAAGATCGCGCTGGTCGGACGCAACGGCTCGGGCAAGTCGACGCTCCTCAAGATCGCCGCCGGCATGATCGAGCCGCAGGACGGCGAGGTGTTCCGCCAGCCTTCGGCGACCGTCCGCTATCTGCCGCAGATGCCGGATATGGACGGCTTCGCCGACGTGCGCGCCTATGTCGAGGCGGGCCTCGGCCCGGCCGACGATCCGCATCGCGCCACCTATCTGATGGAGCATCTCGGCCTTACCGGCGAGGAGCGTCCGAACGACCTTTCCGGCGGCGAGGCGCGCCGCGCCGCGCTTGCCCGCGTCATGGCGCCGGAGCCCGATATCCTCCTGCTCGACGAGCCGACCAACCATCTCGACCTGTCGGTCATCGAATGGCTGGAAGAGGAACTCGCCCGCACCTCCTCCGCCGTCATCCTGATCTCGCATGACCGCCGCTTCCTCGAGCGCGTCACGCGCGCCACCGTCTGGCTCGATCGCGGCCAGACGCGGCGGCTGGACAAGGGCTTTGCCCATTTCGAGGAATGGCGCGACCAGGTGCTGGAAGAAGAAGAGCGCGAGCAGCACAAGCTCGGCCGCCAGATCGTGCGCGAGGAGCACTGGCTGCGCTATGGCGTGACCGCCAGGCGCAAGCGCAACATGCGTCGCCTCGGCGAGTTGCAGACCATGCGCCAGCGCTTCCGCAGCCATCGCGGCGCCGAAGGCACTGCCACCATGGTGGCGAGCGATGCAGCCGAATCCGGCAAGCTGGTGATCGAGGCCAAGGGCATCGACAAGAGCTTTGGCGAGCTCACCGTGGTCAAGGGTTTCTCGACCCGCATCCAGCGCGGCGACCGCGTCGGCCTGGTCGGCGCGAACGGCGCCGGCAAGACGACATTGTTGAAGATGCTGACCGGCGAGCTGGCGCCGGATGCCGGCACCGTGCGGCTCGGCGTCAATCTGGAGATCGCGACGCTCGACCAGAAGCGCGAGGCCGTCGACCCGGCCGAGACGCTGGCGCATTACCTCACCGACGGGCGCGGTGAGAACCTTGTTGTCAATGGCGAGCAGCGCCATGTCGTCTCCTACATGAAGGATTTCCTGTTCAAGCCGGAGCAGGCGCGCACGCCGGTGCGCGAGCTTTCCGGCGGCGAGCGCGCGCGCCTGCTTCTGGCCCGCGTGCTGGCGCGGCCGGCGAACCTTCTGGTGCTCGATGAGCCGACCAACGATCTCGACATGGAGACACTGGAGTTGCTGCAGGAACTGGTCGCGGGCTTTGCCGGAACCGTGATCCTGGTCAGCCACGACCGCGACTTCCTCGACCGCACCGTCACCAGCGTGATCGCGCCGGACGGCAACGGCCGCTGGATCGAATATGCCGGCGGCTATTCCGACATGCTGGCGCAGCGCGGCGGCTCGAAGCTGGAAGACCGCAAGGCGAGGTCGAAGGCCGAGGCGAGCGAGGCTGGATCGAAAGCCGAACAGGCAGCACCCAAAGGCCCCGCCAAAAAGCTCTCGTTCAAGCAGAAATTCGCATTGGACTCGCTGCCCAAGAAGATCGAGGCGGTGACGGCCTCGATCTCGCGGCTGGAGAACAACATCGCCGACCCGTCCTTCTACGAGCGCGACCCGGCCTCGTTCCAGAAGACCATTGCCGCGCTCGACAAGGAGCGCACGACGCTGGCCGCGCTTGAGGAAGAGTGGCTGGAACTGGAGATGCTACGGGAAGAGATGGAGGGATGA
- a CDS encoding thiamine diphosphokinase, with translation MGTFTILLGGELVRTPRLERQIEGSRVIAADAGIGHARMLGLVPELWVGDFDSVPANLPDDLAAVPRKVFPAEKDMTDGELAIAEALQRGATSLVLAGAFGGKRADHAFLHLALAVRLAEAGTEVLLTSGAQEGVPILPGKAGFDYDDGTLFSVLGFSELAGLTVTGAKWPLDRVEVAFGSSLTISNEVKGRLDIALERGRALLLAHPYPLPES, from the coding sequence ATGGGCACATTCACCATCCTGCTTGGCGGCGAGCTTGTCCGCACGCCCCGGCTCGAACGCCAGATCGAAGGTTCGCGCGTCATCGCCGCCGACGCCGGCATCGGCCATGCCCGCATGCTTGGACTGGTGCCGGAGCTGTGGGTCGGCGATTTCGACTCGGTGCCTGCCAATCTGCCGGATGATCTCGCCGCCGTTCCGCGAAAGGTCTTTCCGGCCGAAAAGGACATGACCGATGGCGAGCTCGCCATAGCGGAAGCGCTCCAACGCGGCGCCACCAGCCTTGTGCTGGCCGGCGCCTTCGGCGGCAAGCGCGCCGACCATGCTTTCCTGCACCTGGCGCTGGCCGTGCGGCTGGCAGAGGCCGGCACCGAGGTCTTGCTGACCAGCGGCGCGCAGGAAGGCGTTCCCATCCTGCCTGGCAAGGCCGGCTTCGACTATGACGACGGCACCTTGTTTTCGGTGCTCGGCTTCTCCGAGCTCGCCGGCCTGACGGTGACCGGCGCCAAATGGCCGCTCGACCGCGTCGAGGTGGCGTTCGGCTCCTCGCTCACTATATCAAACGAGGTCAAAGGGCGGCTCGACATCGCGCTGGAGCGCGGCCGGGCGCTGCTTCTGGCCCACCCCTATCCTCTTCCAGAAAGCTGA
- the thiB gene encoding thiamine ABC transporter substrate binding subunit: MLSNLILATGLVSLLASVAPAEARDKLTVYTYESFTADWGPGPAVKKEFEAECGCDLEFVSVADGVALLNRVKLEGAGTKADIVLGLDTNLTADAKASGLFAPHGEVSGINVPGGWSDDTFVPFDYGYFAVVYDTQKLKTPPKSLKDLVEGAGTDKIVIQDPRTSTPGLGLLLWVKSVYGDKAPEAWAKLKTKVLTVTPGWSEAYGLFTKGEAPMVLSYTTSPAYHMVAENTERYQAASFEEGEYLQIEVAGITTTGAKNPLAQKFIAFMTGPKFQDVIPETNWMFPAGKTDKPLNPAFDKLVKPTKTLLFSPEEVAANRKAWVDEWLAVMSK; the protein is encoded by the coding sequence ATGCTGTCCAATCTCATTCTCGCAACCGGTCTTGTCTCGCTTCTGGCGAGCGTCGCGCCTGCAGAGGCAAGGGACAAGCTCACCGTCTATACCTATGAGAGCTTCACCGCCGACTGGGGGCCGGGCCCGGCCGTCAAGAAGGAGTTCGAGGCCGAATGCGGCTGCGATCTCGAATTCGTCTCGGTGGCCGACGGCGTGGCGCTGCTCAACCGCGTGAAGCTCGAGGGCGCCGGCACCAAGGCCGACATCGTGCTCGGCCTCGACACCAACCTGACGGCGGATGCCAAGGCGAGCGGCCTGTTCGCGCCGCATGGCGAAGTCTCCGGCATCAACGTGCCTGGCGGCTGGAGCGACGACACTTTTGTCCCGTTCGATTATGGCTATTTCGCCGTCGTCTATGACACACAGAAGCTGAAGACACCGCCCAAGAGCCTGAAGGACCTGGTGGAGGGCGCCGGCACGGACAAGATCGTCATCCAGGATCCGCGCACCTCGACGCCCGGCCTAGGCCTGCTCTTGTGGGTGAAGTCCGTCTATGGCGACAAGGCGCCGGAGGCCTGGGCAAAGCTCAAGACGAAGGTGCTGACGGTGACGCCGGGCTGGAGCGAGGCCTACGGCCTGTTCACCAAGGGCGAGGCGCCGATGGTGCTCTCCTACACCACCTCGCCGGCCTATCACATGGTGGCCGAGAACACCGAGCGCTATCAGGCGGCCTCTTTCGAGGAAGGCGAGTACCTGCAGATCGAGGTTGCCGGCATCACCACGACGGGCGCGAAGAACCCGCTGGCGCAAAAGTTCATCGCCTTCATGACCGGACCGAAATTCCAGGACGTGATTCCGGAGACCAACTGGATGTTCCCGGCCGGCAAGACCGACAAGCCGCTCAACCCGGCCTTCGACAAATTGGTCAAGCCGACCAAGACCTTGCTGTTCAGCCCCGAGGAAGTGGCTGCCAACCGCAAGGCCTGGGTGGATGAGTGGCTGGCGGTGATGAGCAAGTAG
- the thiP gene encoding thiamine/thiamine pyrophosphate ABC transporter permease — MRHARDSRIPAGVIALAAIGFLIGGAFAGLVLEGAQDLSGAAAAFDGYLLRVARFTLWQAALSTLLSVAPALLVARALSRHPTFPGRRLILQLFTVPLALPAIVAALGILALYGRAGYLAGVFAELGGGDWPGIYGLSGILVAHVFFNLPLATRLFLEALGTVPADQWRLASQLGMGARPAFRLIEWPVLRAALPGIAGLVFMLCITSFTIVLTLGGGPAATTLEVAIYQALRFDFDPARAVVLTLLQIALTFVVVVALTRLGANTVGDANLPVAPRRYLSAGRTESVLNAGLIALALLFVAGPMLATVLSGLQADLGRLADEEAVRRATLTSAGLALLAALLSVTLSLALIAARRALALRRRAGGAMGLLEHAADTGAGFVLVVPPIVLGAGWFLALRHVTDVFAVAPAMVVAVNAVMAMPFAIRAIRPAYDAASERHERLCLALGISGWTRLSLIDWPSLRRPLATGFAFAVALSLGDLGVIALFGSDSVQTLPYLLLARMGSYRTADAAGLALLLGLVCLMLVVAADWLGREGKS, encoded by the coding sequence GTGCGACACGCGCGTGACTCCCGCATCCCCGCCGGCGTCATCGCCCTTGCCGCCATCGGCTTCCTTATTGGCGGCGCCTTCGCCGGCCTTGTCCTCGAAGGCGCGCAGGATCTCTCCGGCGCTGCCGCCGCCTTCGACGGCTACCTCCTGCGCGTCGCCCGCTTCACGCTGTGGCAGGCGGCTCTGTCGACGCTGCTGTCGGTCGCGCCGGCGCTGCTGGTCGCGCGCGCTTTGTCGAGACATCCGACCTTTCCCGGGCGTCGCCTGATCTTGCAGCTGTTCACCGTGCCGCTGGCCTTGCCGGCGATCGTCGCCGCGCTCGGCATATTGGCGCTCTATGGACGGGCGGGGTATCTTGCCGGCGTCTTCGCCGAACTTGGCGGTGGGGATTGGCCGGGAATCTACGGCCTCTCCGGCATCCTTGTCGCGCATGTCTTCTTCAACCTGCCCCTGGCCACGCGCCTCTTCCTCGAGGCGCTGGGCACCGTTCCCGCCGACCAGTGGCGGCTGGCGAGTCAGCTCGGCATGGGAGCCCGGCCGGCTTTCCGGCTGATCGAATGGCCGGTGCTGCGCGCGGCCCTGCCGGGGATCGCCGGGCTGGTCTTCATGCTCTGCATAACTTCCTTCACCATCGTGCTGACGCTGGGCGGCGGTCCGGCCGCGACGACGCTGGAAGTCGCCATCTACCAGGCGCTGCGCTTCGACTTCGATCCCGCGCGCGCCGTGGTGCTGACGCTGCTGCAGATCGCGCTCACCTTCGTCGTGGTCGTTGCGCTCACGCGGCTCGGCGCCAACACGGTCGGCGATGCCAATCTGCCGGTGGCGCCACGCCGCTACCTTTCGGCGGGACGGACCGAAAGCGTGCTGAACGCCGGCCTCATCGCGCTGGCCCTGCTGTTCGTCGCCGGGCCGATGCTGGCGACCGTGCTTTCAGGCCTTCAGGCCGACCTCGGCCGATTGGCGGACGAGGAGGCGGTGCGCCGCGCGACGCTCACCAGCGCGGGCCTCGCCCTGCTTGCGGCGTTGCTCAGCGTGACATTGTCGCTGGCGCTGATCGCGGCGCGGCGCGCGCTGGCCCTGCGGCGCCGGGCAGGCGGCGCCATGGGCCTGCTCGAACATGCCGCCGACACTGGCGCCGGCTTCGTGCTGGTCGTGCCGCCAATCGTCCTTGGCGCCGGCTGGTTCCTGGCGCTGCGCCACGTCACCGATGTCTTCGCCGTCGCGCCGGCCATGGTCGTCGCCGTCAACGCGGTGATGGCGATGCCCTTCGCCATCCGCGCCATTCGCCCGGCCTATGACGCGGCGAGCGAGCGCCACGAGCGGCTTTGCCTGGCGCTCGGCATATCCGGCTGGACCCGGCTCAGCCTGATCGACTGGCCGTCGCTCAGGCGGCCCCTGGCCACCGGCTTCGCTTTCGCCGTGGCGCTGTCGCTCGGCGATCTCGGCGTGATCGCGCTGTTCGGCAGCGATTCCGTGCAGACCTTGCCCTATCTGCTTTTGGCGCGCATGGGCAGCTACCGGACAGCCGACGCCGCGGGGCTTGCCTTGCTGCTTGGCCTCGTCTGCCTGATGCTGGTGGTCGCCGCCGACTGGCTGGGGCGGGAAGGAAAGTCATGA
- the thiQ gene encoding thiamine ABC transporter ATP-binding protein — MTTSIDGAAAQKGLTVALEGVSFSYGESSFSFDAEFAAGRITAIMGPSGSGKSTLLNLIAGFETPDAGKVLIGGADLGNTPPSARPVSMVFQENNLFAHLSVEANVGLGRSPSLKLGDADRADVTEALARVGLAGKERRLPRELSGGERQRVALARVLLRDRPVLLLDEPFASLGPALRDDMLDLMAGIHAEREMTVLFVTHQPEDARRIGQDVAFLDEGTIAATGPADDFFDRSGPDAFRRYIGDRAGTVAGSQHIAWKRT, encoded by the coding sequence ATGACGACGAGCATCGATGGCGCCGCCGCGCAAAAGGGCCTCACCGTCGCGCTGGAGGGCGTCTCGTTCAGCTATGGCGAATCCTCCTTCAGTTTCGACGCCGAATTCGCGGCCGGCAGGATCACCGCCATCATGGGGCCGAGCGGCTCCGGCAAGTCGACGCTGCTCAATCTGATAGCCGGCTTCGAAACGCCCGATGCGGGCAAGGTGCTGATCGGCGGCGCCGATCTCGGCAACACGCCGCCTTCGGCGCGGCCGGTGTCGATGGTGTTCCAGGAAAACAATTTGTTCGCGCATCTTTCGGTCGAAGCCAATGTCGGGCTCGGCCGCTCGCCGTCGCTCAAACTCGGCGATGCCGATCGCGCCGACGTCACCGAGGCGCTGGCGCGGGTCGGTCTTGCGGGCAAGGAAAGGCGGTTGCCGCGCGAGCTTTCCGGCGGCGAGCGGCAACGCGTGGCGCTGGCGCGGGTGCTGTTGCGCGACCGGCCAGTCTTGCTGCTCGACGAACCTTTCGCGTCGCTCGGCCCGGCGCTGCGCGACGACATGCTCGACCTTATGGCCGGCATCCATGCCGAGCGCGAAATGACGGTGCTGTTCGTCACGCATCAGCCGGAAGATGCGCGCCGCATCGGCCAGGACGTGGCTTTTCTCGACGAAGGCACGATCGCGGCAACCGGGCCGGCGGATGATTTCTTCGATCGGTCTGGACCGGACGCCTTCCGGCGCTATATCGGCGATCGAGCCGGCACCGTTGCCGGATCACAACATATTGCCTGGAAGCGGACATAA